The nucleotide window GAATGTTCATCCCGAAGTCAAAACCATCTCTTTCTGAAATAATCTTAGATTAATTTGCGAGTGATTTGGGGGGGGTGCATTCTTGCTCATCTACCCTTGTCGTCCTCATCATCATGTTGTAGTTGTGCACAATTCGTCTGAGATTGCAACCTGAATAATGAACGTATCTTCTGATGCTTCATACTCCCTCCGGAtaaaaattcttgtcttagatttgtctagatacggatgtatctagtcATCCTTCAGTgttagatacatctgtatctagataaatttaagacaagaattttagGGCAGAGGTAATACTTTGGTTAACTTAGCTGAGACTTTGTGGTCTGATCAAGCCTAACACAAACCTTTCAACTGCTGGGCTATGCAGCTTAATGTGATTTACAGCCTCCTAACGGGCCGGCTCGTCCGCGAGAAGGTTGATCCGGCAGTGCAGCGGGTGGTCCGCAGCCAGGTCAGTTGAACGTTTGCAATTCTGCATCGGGCATGCATGGTTTGATCCAAAGCTGCTGTCTGAAACCAGTTGCTAAATGTTGTTGACAATGTCATGCTTGCTTTTCTGGACATACAGATGAACGCAGTGGACTCATCACAGTTCAGGGAGGCCCCTGACCTTTTCGAGATCGAGGGAACCAACGGGATGCCGAGGGCGTCCATCGACAAACTGCCCGAGGGCATCATCACCGAGGAGTATAACCGGAATGCCGTCGGTGACCTCTCCGGGTGCTCAGTATGCCTGCAGGTATGAAAACCACACATTTTCTGACACATCATCTCTGAAACCCACTATCCCCAAATAGCATGAACTCTGCTTAATTGGTCACCATATCATTGCACTATGTGAAGAAGAAAGGTGTGGCTGCTCCCGGGTGCAGGTGAAAAAGTGAACATTCTGAATTTCTGCTCATTCATCTATAGTCATTTATTTGATTTCTTCTCGCTCTTTTATAGTCTGAATTTCTTTCGTCTTTTTGTCCGTTTGTATGTAAACATTCAGATTCTGCTGTCATATAATTTTCTTTTGATCTTTTTGGTATGTCTGAATTCAGAAATCCTCACATGCCTTGAAACATAAATCGCTCGGCTCTTTCTGTAACATGAACATTCTGTTCATACTCTTATACTCTCGAGCTCATTGTTTCTTTAGCTTGTCGGTTGTTATTTCTCAGTGATGGAAATTTTTTATCTGAACTTTCTGGCCATGTTGGTGGTGGTTTTCAGGATTTCCAGATTGGGGAGAAGGTGCGGAGCTTGCCCGATTGCCTGCACGTGTTCCACGTGCCGTGCATCGACGGCTGGCTGATCAAGCACGGATCATGCCCACTCTGCAGGAGGAAGCTCTAGATCATCATCATACCGACGACGACCGACGAGGAACTTCTGAACTTGTCTCTGCTGCTATTAGGAAGGAGGTCTTGCTCTGCTTGCTGCTTTGCATGCTGTGTGCGCGCGCTATGCCTgtgttgctgttgctgctgttAGGAGGCTGACATATCTATAGAACGAACCCTAAATTTATAGAGATCTTTTTTTTTTGCCTTCTTTCCTTTTTGCGTTTTGATTTTTGATCTCTCTTCTTCTCCCGGTGGATGTAATATAGTAGTACGTACTACCACCGGGGAAAAAAAGCACTGGACCGGCTTGCGCTTCGTTGTTGTTCTCCGGACTGATGAACTCCTCAAATCATCATGTAATATTATATATATCACACTGCTATTGTACAATATCTTGCGTGCATGGGCTTCGCGAAATGTTGATCTACTCGACATCGATCTGTAGGGCAAAATTGGCGAAGAGCATCATATCTTGAAATTTTGGAATTCCAGCTGTGAGTACTAACAATTTGAACTGGTTAGCGATGGCGTAATATACCAAAGTTCTTAACCTCAACTCAGAATGGAGCATGTAATGAATTTGGATGAACATCATATCTTGAGAAGCTGAAGCTTTAGATCTCCAGCTTAGGTTGTAGTTGTGGTGAAAGATTCAAGTGGTTCCTCGCAATGTATACGAAAGTTCCACCTGAGAAGAGTACCTGTAGTGCAGAGTGTGAGGTGAAATCACATCTTCCAAAATATCACAATGTACATGTATGTAAAGTCGTCGTATCAATTTTAGAAAATGTGCCTTCTGGATTGATCAGGTAGCGTCAATGTCCACGTGTGTAGTATCTTGTTGAAGGTGTTAGTTCGAAGATCTGTTTCATGGTGATAGTCTATGGTCAAACGTCATGTTCGACTAGCCAATACCACCGACATGAGCGATGGTTCCTTCTTGAAGGTGGAGCGTTGCGTCATTTGTTTGCTAACATGTCATCGTAGGTCTGGTGGCATTTGAGGATAATGACGCACCGTACGGCCTATGTAGGCGGCctcttttttttttcattttcctCTTTGTACGTCGATTTGTTTGATGTTGTATCAACAGGTAATTATATGACTGTGCGCATCACTCGATGCAGAGGTCGAGGGTCTCTTCCTCTTGTAAAAAAATCAGTTTTGGAAATAAAATTAGGGTCAATAAGctccttttcttaaaaaaaaaaATACATCAGTGGTGGTAAAACTTGATGCAGAGGTACTCTGCTACAACGGCCCGTGTGGACTCTGGAAAGTGGCTTCACACGATGCACCGTCGGAGGCCAGTCGATGGAAGGGGGAGCCGACGGCACCAAATCCACCATGGCTGCACCGCCTGCCGTGCCTGCGCGTGCGGCCGGTCATCAATGGCTACGGCTGCCTCGCGGGAGCCCTGCCCCTGGTGGACGTGCCTCTGTCTCCCAGATATTTTCCTTTCCCCTCCTGGGTAAGCTAGTGCACATGCAGCCATCAATTGCGGGTATCGATGGGATGCTCAATGGGTCTTTGTGTCTGTTATTGTGAACGGCGACAAGGTCACAGCTGACTTTTACTCGTGTCGGTTAAAGCAACTCCAACTGGCCGACCCAAGCGAACATCGATTTTGCTCGCTTAGGTCACCCTTCCGTTTGGCCATGTCTACTTTTATGAATGGGACGACATGTGCGCCCAACGGAATCAGACGCATTTTAGACATGTCCACGTCGGCATTCAGTGAAACGCCTCATGGGTGAGCTCCGCACCGCCGCCTCGAGCTCCCACGGCGCCTTGCTCCGTAGCTCGCTCCACCCCCGCCCGCTCGTGTGCTCGCTGCCCAGCAGCTCGCCCCATCCCCGCGCCTGCTCGCCGCCGCCCAGCTCGCCTTGTGTCGTAACTCGGCCCGCCCCCGCGCCCGTTCGCCGCCCCGTAGCTCGCCGTGCCTGCCCCGAGCTCGCCGGCCCGCTCACTGCGCCCGTGCCGCAGCTCGCCCCGCCCGCTCGCCGCCTCGCAGTCGCAGCTCGCCACATATGCGTCCGTAGCCGGAGGGCATGTGCATGTACACGCACACATGTACATGCACGCGTGGCTAGCTGGACCAGAACGGACGGGCCCTTGGCGTAGCTCTACTTGTGCATGTGCATGCACGCATGGCATGCCCTATACGCGCGCTCGTCGCTACATGCGGGAGCTTTGTTCACTGGCGAGCTTCAGGCTGCAGCTAAAGAGGAGGCCACGCATCGACGAGGAGCTCACCAAGGAGGAGGCCATGGTCCTCACCGGTGTCGGCGTTGCCCCGGCTCCGGCCCTTCTCCGGCGCTGCCCCGGCTCTGGCGCTTCCCGTCAACTAGCACAATGGAGCTTGCCCCGGCGGCTGCTTCGTGTTCCGTGGCGTCATTGGTGGTCTGGAGCAGGGAGAGAGAGGAAAGCCGAGAGATGGGATGGGTGATTGGATGACAGGTGGACCACGCAGCACATACAGCGGGCAGAAGTGGACGAAGAGAGCAAAGAAAACGTTCACTTTGTGCCCACCGTCAACCCAAAGGTGACATAAATTTGAGACGGAAATGGGTCTGCGCGAACAGAAAGCGGACACAAAATAAAAATGGGTCTCTGTATTGAGCAGTCGTTTTTATCCGCGCCGATCCAAACGAACATGGGCAGACGAAATGAGTCGCTCGGTTGGAGTTTCTCTTGCTAGTTAGCTGATGGAAGAAGTCTGAATTGTGAATGTTCGCTCGTTAGACATAGGGAGCGAACGGTTAGCCGTCATCGGGTCCATCCACcggggggaggaggaggaagaagaatgagtcttGGATGGAGACTCGGACGGTATCCACAAGGATTCTTTATGAGGAGTGCTTATGATGGGAGTCGCTGGCGACCGTAATTGCCCGAGGCTCACTGGTATCGGATGAGAAACACATGGCTACGGTCACTCCTAAACATAGATGGAAGCTTGAGTGTCAATGGTGCCAACGGGATGTGTTGAGGGGTGACGAGACATCGGTGCATAAAAGAGAAAAGGACAGAACATGATGGTGCTCGCCGGATGCGTTCATATGGCCCCGGGAGCGTGGCGGTCTACTCGGCACAATCGGCATACACAACTTTGACGCCCCACGGCTGCAAGGACTTGGTGCTATGACTACTTCGATCGGATTTCGGATGTGATTAAAAAGAAAATTATAAATAGATTGTGTAGACGTGATCCAAATACAAACTAGATAAATCAATATGGCACTCGTAAACACCATTGAATAGACCTTGTGCACGAACTATATGGGATGCATCCAAATAACCCTACAACCGACTGCCGCTGCATTGAGGTTTTATTGTCCAACCAAGACCTATCCAACTCACGGGGCTACGTCGATTATTAAGGATGGGTTTTTCATGGGGACTTCGGCGATTGCCATAAGGATTCTTTTATGAGGATGCTTTGGACGGGAGTTGGTGGTGACCGTAAGTGCCCGAGGCTGACTGCACATTAGGTGCTCTCATGGTACAATTTTGTTTAAAAAAACATATTTACATGTTCCAAAAATATTCGAAGAAAATTGTGAGTGTTCACAAGACATATTTCTACAGTCTGTAAAATGGTCAAATCATCATCCTAACTGCACATTCGGACACAAAAAGGCAAACTCAACATGAATAGTGTCAAAGGCGGAGCTAGCACCCGGCCACCCCGGGCAAGTGCCCGGGCTCCCTGGCCAGAGGACTGCGTTCGCAGGTGATAAACAATGGGGAAAATCTCATTATGCATCCTGGTTTACCCGGGCAATAATTAGTACTTGAGAGGAAACAACCACTCACAGCCTTGTTCGGCACGACTTTTACATCCTCAACTACGTCTCGTGTCCTTTCTCCTGATTAGGTATGATTTTGCTAACTAATTTGAAGATCGATATATTTAGGAATTAGGACTTGAATTAATTTATGAGGTCGGGCGGTGGTGTATATTTTACATGTTTTCCTCTTTCTTAGAAGCTCCCTATTTTGAGTATATCCACAAATCACAATACTTAATTTTTGTGAATTAGAAATTCATTATTTTCTCTTGTAGTGTCTTCTAGGATGTTTGGATGCTAATTTATGTAGCTATATTTTTACTGGTAACATGGCAAATTTAGTTCTATTTTTGGCCCTTTTTTTGTGAGGTAATAGAGTTTATTCCATCAATATAGGGTTACTGCCATGAGACAGAAGTTCCTCGATACACGGTGGACCTTGGTGTGGCCATACTACAGAGGTACGCTCTACACGACTATAACCAATTGATCCGCTACCCTATTTTCTTCATGTCTAATTTCATAGGAATAAACTCTCTATTTTGTTCTATGTGTGGCCTTGTTTAATGACTTATGTTGTCACATGACAATATCGAGTTGCTCCTAGGATGGTTTAGCGAGAGCCTTCTTTAGAACACTGCGCAAAGGGTGACACATGGCACGACCTGGGCATCCCAACTAAAAGCTATTTCCCGAGTGTCATCGAGAGGGTACTCAAGAAAGCCTTGAACGTTTTGCCAAAGGCGGCACTCGGCAAACGTCAAGGACATGTGGTGCCCTCCAATGGAGCCATATTCGCTGAGTATCGTGGGGTAGGTACTCGACAAACCCACAAACACTTAGCCGAAGACAGCACTCACCAAACAACGAAGACACGTGCCGCCCTTCGGTGCACCCGACTTTGCCAGTATGGTAGGAAAGGTACTGGACAAACACAACATGCCATGTGATAGGCGTAGTTTACGTCAGCTGGTCATCAGCCTAGTTTACTTTGCTGAGTAGCTCATTTGAGCACTTGGTAAAGACTTTTGCCGTGTATATGAGGAAAGCAACTCGACGAGGCTCTCTTTATCAAAATTCGGTATGCTGGGTGTCACACTCGGCGAACTGGTATAAAATTGAATGCTGATATATCACACTTCCTCCATTCCACAATGCAGTGCGTCCGCGCTTCCCGAGATCTATGTTTGACCGTAAAATTAACCAACGAGACCGactgcggcgggagcaaaaattatatcaccGAATTCATATCAAAAATATGAATTCAGTggtataatttttgctcccgccgcagttggtctcgttggttaaatgtACGGTCAAACTTGAATCTTGGGAAGCGCGGACTCACTACAttgtggaacggagggagtatagtatttcactttaaaattacatttGCATGACTACCATGTTTATATTGTTACTTCATTATTTTTGTGCATTTGTGTTTCCGAAGTTTGGGGCTATTTTATGTATCGTGTGTCCAAACACGCGATTTTGATTTTCAAATTAGACACTTAGGCTCGAGCTTGCCCAGGCTCCACAAAAGTTCTGGCTCCGCCACTGAATAGTGTCACAAAAAGGCAAAAGGCAAAATGACACCATTCACATTTGGATTTatcttttttttgtttcttt belongs to Triticum urartu cultivar G1812 chromosome 7, Tu2.1, whole genome shotgun sequence and includes:
- the LOC125522463 gene encoding NEP1-interacting protein 1-like, with translation MDPSGAFARSSSNVSLASLVRSGSGGSSGSGSSRGRGGAGGSRRMVRRVLRGVITFIFAIAGLFLGAVTGGLIGLATESGLFRGTGIGAITGALVSIEVVDSSIRLWRSRRSGIWSILYVLNVIYSLLTGRLVREKVDPAVQRVVRSQMNAVDSSQFREAPDLFEIEGTNGMPRASIDKLPEGIITEEYNRNAVGDLSGCSVCLQDFQIGEKVRSLPDCLHVFHVPCIDGWLIKHGSCPLCRRKL